Sequence from the Thunnus maccoyii chromosome 22, fThuMac1.1, whole genome shotgun sequence genome:
TCACCTGTAAGCCACACCTGAGAATAAAACTACAAAGAGATCTTCATTTATGGACCTGCACATCTTTTTGCTTCATTTCCAATTTCATCTATCAAACTGAAGATAATAAGACCTACAAGTAGGCTAAAGCAATACGCATTACATTATTCTCTATTCTTTGATGACTTCTGGAAGAATGACAATGGTGTACATGTAATCAATAGAATATaagtttctttttaatttcCATTCAGGTTAattatttactgttttgtaaatagttgttcttatttttattatttttttatattaagtATTTTGTAAGcaattaattatgtttttcatgtaggcagaaatatgtgtcaccaggaactgaatttgaatcatttatatttgaatttgaaatgttCAACTTGAATATTTGCATTAAGAAATATTATTCGAATCAGATTATTGAAATTTATTAGTTTGGATTTGAATTCCAGTAAACTTGAAACCTTATGTAATATTATGAAATTGAATTCAGTTGCTTCGAAACTGTATTTGATCCGCACTGAAGATTCAACTCTCTAGATACTTCCAGTTACATTCAGTTCTCACAATTCAAATTCATTTCACTGAGACACACATCTGGTCGGTGAGAAGATTCACAGAACTCTTTTTCACATACTGTAACGACTGCTTTCTCTCAATGATATCAAAGACCAATGGGAGCTGGATATTTTGAAAGCCTAAAGTGTTTTCTCTATTCAGTGTAAAGACTGTAGTTTTATGTCTTACCGTTTTGGAGAAAAATTACTTTATGTGAGTCTGGCACCTGAtctgtcgccatggtaacattTTGGTCTGAGTGGGCTTCTGTTAATACTAATAGCATCGTAAATTGATCGAATTCATTTTCTGAAACTGCACAAAAATCCCCCTCAGTTTTCTGGACACGATACTCCGAGCTGAACACCATCAGTTTTCAGCATGTCGAAGCATGACCATAGGCTCGATTCACAGGTTTGTATGAaagtataatatatatgaatCTGTGAATCTGCACTTTATTTGCTCTTCCTCAACAACTGGATGTGTGTTCAAGTGAACAGAAATCGAATGTCAAGAATTGAATTTCAATTATGAGAACTGAATGTGAAAGTATATAGAGAGTTGAATTTTCAGTGAGgatcaaatacagtttcagagCAACTGAATTCAATTTCATAACATTACATTCACTTTCAAGTTTATTGGAATTTAGTTCCAAATGAATATATTCAACTTCAAACTATGTGATTCAAATTGAGTTTACTTTCAATAATATTAAGTAGATTTAAGTAATAGTAGATTAAATATGTgagaataaatataatttcacaCAAATTGTCATTTGATTTCTTTATGCTTAACGACATTTTTGAAAGCACAGTAAGATAAATTACATATTAGACCTGTGCTTAGTCTAAGaggaaataaatacatgtttttttcattattgattaaaatattcattggtattttttattataatacaGTAGTTATTCACATTGATGATATATCAGTGGTTCATAATTTCAtaaaaggtttttcttttcCAATGAACCATGTGACTCCTCAGagcaaatttaattaaaaaggtGCTAACATTAAATATCAATTTTTCTTTACTGACATATATGTTCTCCTCCCCTTGGGTATTATGTTTAGTGaaatattatacctttaaaaaTTTTCTCACTTGACAACTAACTGCAGCTGAGGTGTcttattatattactgtatttaacAGGATGATCTTCCCCTTCCTAATATAGGCATGGACAGACTGGTCCTCACTGTCCTTTTAATGACGCTGTCCTGGATGTTTGTGGGGACCTACGCTGAAAACACCACAACAGCAGTAGCAACCACTACAACAGGAGGCAAtacaacatcagcagcaaccACAGGAGCCCACAAATCAGTAGCAGCAACTACTGCAGAAGGAggcaacacaacaacagcagcaaccaCTGCAGCAGGAggcaacacaacagcagcagcaaccacaggAGCCCAACCAACATTAGCAGCAAGCACTGCAGCAACCACAGGCAcccacacaacagcagcagcaaccccTGCAGCAACCACAGGAGCCCACACAACAGCGGCAGCAACCACTGCAACAACCACAGGAAaccacacaacagcagcagtaaccTCTGGATCAGGAGGTACCACAAGAGAAGCAGCAACCACAAGAGCCCAACCAACGTCAGCAGCAACAACTGCAGCAACCACAGGAACccacacaacaacagcagataCCACTGCAGCAGGagacaacacaacagcagcagcaaccctTGCAGCAATGACAGGAACCcatacaacagcagcagcaactacAGGAACCCACACAACAGCATCAGCAACCACTGCAGCAGAAGGCAACACATTAGCTACAGCAACCACAGCAGCCCACAAAACAGCATCAGCAACCACTGCAGTGGtagtcaacacaacaacagcagcaaccaCTGCAGCAGGAGGCAACACAACAGCAGGAGCAATGATAGGAGCCCACACAACAGCATCAACAACCACTGCAGCAGTAggcaacacaacaacagcagcaaccaTAGTAGCCCccccaacagcagcagcaaccactgCAACAAGAGGCAACACGACATCAGCAGCAACCACTGTATCAGGAAGCAacagaacagcagcaggaaCCACTGCAGCAGGAGGCAACACGACAACAGCAGCAACCACTGCATCAGGAAGAAACACAATAGCAGCAGGAACCACTGCAGCAGGACGCAACACAATAGCAGCAGCAACCATAAGAAcccacacaacagcagcagcaatctCTACAGCAACCCACACAACAGAAGCAGCAACCCTTGCAGCAGCAATCATAGGAAcccacacaacagcagcagcaacctcTGCATCAGAAGGTACCACAACAGAAGCAGCAACCACAGAAGCCCAaccaacatcagcagcaacCACTGCAGCAACCACAGGAAcccacacaacagcagcagcaaccactgCAACAGGAggcaacacaacagcagcagaagccACAGGAACCCACACAATAGGAGCAGCAACCCCAGCAGCAATGACAGGAACccacacaacaacagcaggaacTACAGGAAcccacacaacagcagcagcaaccactgCAACAGGAGGCAACACAACAGTAGCAGCAACCACTGCAGTAGTaagcaacacaacaacaacagcaactacAGTAGCTcaaacaaaagcagcagcatCCGGTGCAGCAGGAGGCaatacaacagcagcagcaaccacaggagccctcacaacagcagcagcaaacacaggagcgcacacagcagcagcaactatAGTAGcccaaacaacagcagcagcatccggTGCAGCAGGAGGCAACACAAaagcagcagcaaccacaggAGTCctcacaacagcagcagcaaacacaggagctcacacagcagcagtagcaaCCACAGGAGCcctggcaacagcagcagcaaccccTGCGGCAACGACAGGCGCTCACACAAAAGCAGCAGCAACTACAGGAAcccacacaacagcagcagcaaccccTGCAGCAACCACAGCAACccccacaacagcagcagcaaccactaCAGCAGAAGGCAAccccacagcagcagcaactacAATAGcccaaacaacagcagcagacaccACTGCAGCAGTTggcaacaaaacagcagcagtaactgcAGGAGCccccacagcagcagcagcaactacAGGAAcccacacaacagcagcagcaaccattACAGCAGAAGGCAAccccacagcagcagcaactacAATAGcccaaacaacagcagcagcaatcaCTGCAGCAGTTggcaacaaaacagcagcagtaactgcAGGAGCccccacagcagcagctgcaactACAATTGcccaaacaacagcagcagcaaccactgCAGTATTAGACAACCCCACAGCAGGAGCAACTACAGTAGCCCAAACAACTGCAGCAGCAACCACTGCAGCAGGAggcaacacaacagcagcagcaaccacaggAGTCCATATATCAGCAGCAACAACCACTGCAGTATTAGACAAccccacagcagcagcaactacAGTAGCCCAAACAACTGCAGCAGCAACCACTCCAGCAGGAggcaacacaacaacagcagcaaccaCTACATCAGGAggcaacacaacagcagcagcaacctcTGCTTCAGGAGGTACCACAACAGAAGCAGCAACCACAGAAGCCCAaccaacatcagcagcaacCACTGCAGTAACCACAGGAACCCACACAATAGCAACACCAACCCTTGCAGCAATGACAAGAAcccacacaacagcagcagcaaacacaggagccaccaaagcagcagcagcaaccgcAGGAGCcctgacaacagcagcagcaaccccTGCAGCAACCACAGCCAcccacacaacagcagcagcaaccccTGCGGCAACCACAGGAGCTCACACAACAGCAGTAGCAATCACAGGAGCccagacaacagcagcagcaaccccTACAGCAATCACAGAAACCCACATGACAGCACCAGGACCAACACAAACCAACATAATAGCAGCAGCAACCACTGCAGCGGGAggcaacacaacagcagcagcaaccgcAGGAGCCCACATATCAGCATCAGTGACCATTGCAGCAGTagacaacacaacaacagtagCAACCATAGTAGCCTCCCCAACACCAGCAGCAACCACTGCAGCAGGaggaaacacaacagcagcagcaaccactaCATCAGGAggcaacacaacagcagcagaaaccaCTGCAGTATTAGACAAccccacagcagcagcaactacTGTAGCCCAAACAACTGCAGCAGCAACCACTGCAGCAGGAggcaacacaacagcagcagcaacctcTGCATCAGGAGGTACCACAACAGAAGCAGCAACCACAGAAGCCCAaccaacatcagcagcaacCACTACAGCAACCACAGGAACccccacaacagcagcagcaaccactgCAGCAGTTggcaacaaaacagcagcagtaactgcAGGAGCccccacagcagcagcagcaattaCAATTgccaaaacaacagcagcagcaaccactaCAGCAGAAGGCAAccccacagcagcagcaactacAATAGcccaaacaacagcagcagcaaccactgCAGCAGGAggcaacacaacagcagcagcaatcaCAGGAGCccagacaacagcagcagcaaccccTGCAGCAATCACAGGAGCCCACATGACAGCAGCAGGACCAACACGGACCTTCACAACAGCAGCACCAACCACTGCAACAGGagacaacacaacagcagcagcaaccactgCAGCAGTAggcaacacaacaacagcagtaacTGCAGGAGCCCCCACGACAGTGGCAGCAACCACTGCAGCAGTAGGCAATACAACAGCAGCAACCATAGGAGGCCACATATCAGCAGCATCAACCACTGCAGTATTAGTGAAccccacagcagcagcaactacAATAAcccaaacaacagcagcagcaaccactaCAGCAGGAggcaacacaacagcagcagcaaccacaggagccaacacaacagcagcagcaacctcTGCATCAGGAGGTACCACAACAGAAGCAACAACCACAGAAGCCCAaccaacatcagcagcaacCACTGCAGCAACCACCGGAACCCACACAAtagcagcagcaaccacaggagccaacaaagcagcagcagcaaccactgCAGCAGGAggcaacacaacaacag
This genomic interval carries:
- the LOC121889949 gene encoding homeobox protein 2-like; protein product: MTIGSIHSSSNHYNRRQYNISSNHRSPQISSSNYCRRRQHNNSSNHCSRRQHNSSSNHRSPTNISSKHCSNHRHPHNSSSNPCSNHRSPHNSGSNHCNNHRKPHNSSSNLWIRRYHKRSSNHKSPTNVSSNNCSNHRNPHNNSRYHCSRRQHNSSSNPCSNDRNPYNSSSNYRNPHNSISNHCSRRQHISYSNHSSPQNSISNHCSGSQHNNSSNHCSRRQHNSRSNDRSPHNSINNHCSSRQHNNSSNHSSPPNSSSNHCNKRQHDISSNHCIRKQQNSSRNHCSRRQHDNSSNHCIRKKHNSSRNHCSRTQHNSSSNHKNPHNSSSNLYSNPHNRSSNPCSSNHRNPHNSSSNLCIRRYHNRSSNHRSPTNISSNHCSNHRNPHNSSSNHCNRRQHNSSRSHRNPHNRSSNPSSNDRNPHNNSRNYRNPHNSSSNHCNRRQHNSSSNHCSSKQHNNNSNYSSSNKSSSIRRQHKSSSNHRSPHNSSSKHRSSHSSSSNHRSPGNSSSNPCGNDRRSHKSSSNYRNPHNSSSNPCSNHSNPHNSSSNHYSRRQPHSSSNYNSPNNSSRHHCSSWQQNSSSNCRSPHSSSSNYRNPHNSSSNHYSRRQPHSSSNYNSPNNSSSNHCSSWQQNSSSNCRSPHSSSCNYNCPNNSSSNHCSIRQPHSRSNYSSPNNCSSNHCSRRQHNSSSNHRSPYISSNNHCSIRQPHSSSNYSSPNNCSSNHSSRRQHNNSSNHYIRRQHNSSSNLCFRSSSNRRSPDNSSSNPCSNHSHPHNSSSNPCGNHRSSHNSSSNHRSPDNSSSNPYSNHRNPHDSTRTNTNQHNSSSNHCSGRQHNSSSNRRSPHISISDHCSSRQHNNSSNHSSLPNTSSNHCSRRKHNSSSNHYIRRQHNSSRNHCSIRQPHSSSNYCSPNNCSSNHCSRRQHNSSSNLCIRRYHNRSSNHRSPTNISSNHYSNHRNPHNSSSNHCSSWQQNSSSNCRSPHSSSSNYNCQNNSSSNHYSRRQPHSSSNYNSPNNSSSNHCSRRQHNSSSNHRSPDNSSSNPCSNHRSPHDSSRTNTDLHNSSTNHCNRRQHNSSSNHCSSRQHNNSSNCRSPHDSGSNHCSSRQYNSSNHRRPHISSINHCSISEPHSSSNYNNPNNSSSNHYSRRSSHNSSSNPCSNHSNPHNSSSNHCCSRQHNNSSNYSSPNNSSSIRCSNHSNPHNSSSNHCSSRQHSNSSTHTSPRNSNHCSSRQHNSSSNLCIRWYHNSSSNHRSQQSSSSNHCSRRNHSHPHNSSSNPCGNHRSSHNSSSNPCSNHSNPHNSSSNHCCSRQHNNSSNYSSPNNSSSIRCSNHSDPHNSSSNHCSSRQHSNSSNHRSPHNSSSTHTSPRNSNHCSSRQHNSSSNLCIRWYHNSSSNHRSPHSTSSNHRSPENSSSNPCSNHSHPHPHNSSSNHCSSWQQNSSSNCRSPHNSGSNHCSSRKYNSSSNPCSNHSHPHNSSSNPCGNHRSSHNISSNDRNPHNSSSNPCSNHSNPHNSSSNHCSSWQQNSSSNHRSPHNNSSNHTSLHNSSSNYSSPHKSSSNPCSNHSNPHNSSSNHCSSWQQNSSSNCRSPHNSSSNHCSSR